From the genome of Nicotiana sylvestris chromosome 2, ASM39365v2, whole genome shotgun sequence, one region includes:
- the LOC138885337 gene encoding uncharacterized protein → MKIACTKSSSGPWFIFGHFLFVQKWVPNFIASKAKISLAAIWIRLPQLPIEFYDGQILTKVGNKIAGHHKQEIHYEGINFLCKNYGRLGHSMASCIYTKQRSKPSISEGDNATSQSKALDTSSHGMQKGSSLPKEDPDTLLLSPRRKIDTRDSFDALDNPPINTNEITRSLGSIDTSCINEPIDVHLADSKTTQLNHMHSHNYSSTTNDALTPPKPNRMSHTNITNSTNIAYSLTNARLSNCMGNNTPPLLPNHVAKKLSSQSQMTNESYHISLSKSKQNLSNTTAPSNLKDIPIDINTASLTISITHSKNRNHYPSNIHINPTPPLDNAKDPNYSKKKISSNAITKAPTSPKHVQLSSSPKSSNEQPDFLHPTAITTRSSTPLVGRASPHGPCNNV, encoded by the exons ATGAAGATAGCATGCACAAAGTCCTCATCAGGTCCTTGGTTCATCTTTGGCCATTTCCTATTTGTCCAAAAATGGGTACCAAATTTTATTGCCTCAAAAGCTAAGATTTCACTGGCTGCTATTTGGATACGTTTACCACAATTGCCAATAGAATTTTACGACGGCCAAATACTTACAAAAGTTGGTAACAAGATTG CTGGACACCACAAACAAGAAATCCACTATGAAGGAATCAATTTCCTATGCAAGAATTATGGTAGATTAGGGCATTCAATGGCCTCATGCATCTACACGAAGCAAAGAAGCAAACCTTCCATTTCAGAAGGGGACAATGCCACTAGCCAATCCAAGGCATTAGACACTTCAAGTCATGGCATGCAAAAGGGATCTTCACTGCCCAAGGAGGACCCTGACACACTGTTACTTTCCCCAAGAAGAAAAA TTGACACAAGAGACTCCTTTGATGCATTGGACAATCCGCCAATTAACACCAATGAAATCACAAGGAGCCTAGGAAGTATCGACACATCCTGCATTAATGAGCCAATAGACGTCCACTTGGCAGACTCAAAAACAACCCAATTAAATCACATGCATTCTCATAATTACTCATCTACTACTAATGATGCCCTAACCCCTCCTAAACCTAATCGCATGTCACACACAAACATCACTAATTCTACTAATATAGCCTACTCCCTCACTAATGCAAGATTATCTAACTGCATGGGAAATAATACTCCACCTCTATTACCCAACCACGTGGCCAAAAAATTATCCTCCCAGTCCCAAATGACCAATGAATCATACCATATTTCCCTATCAAAATCCAAGCAAAATCTTTCTAACACTACTGCTCCAAGTAACCTAAAAGATATCCCTATAGATATCAACACTGCCAGTCTCACTATCTCGATTACTCACAGCAAAAACCGAAACCACTACCCTTCTAACATTCATATAAACCCTACCCCTCCTCTTGACAATGCTAAGGATCCCAATTACTCAAAGAAGAAGATATCGTCTAATGCAATTACTAAGGCACCAACGAGCCCTAAACATGTCCAACTATCTTCTTCCCCAAAATCAAGCAACGAGCAACCAGATTTTCTTCATCCAACCGCCATTACCACAAGATCATCAACCCCTCTCGTGGGTAGAGCAAGCCCTCATGGGCCATGCAATAACGTTTAG